The following coding sequences are from one Rhodobiaceae bacterium window:
- the xecD gene encoding 2-(R)-hydroxypropyl-CoM dehydrogenase yields MSRTVMITGAAGGLGGALAEEFRAQGDHLVLTDRSSELSAFHASSTEELISADLCDSDDLQRLCARLESGEPAIDLLINNAGIGVPGSVSTLDDALLTKHIDINLTAPMRLCQAAARGMLSRGKGQIFNIVSLAGLFPLKDSAAYTASKFGLRGFTAALALELTPHGINVGGLYPSAIDTPMLREEMSHPDGSPLNFAGNADPLSAEETAKRVMDALASGDLETWLPKGEGRMASLIMAFPKSLQRVFRYMETQGNKKKQAFLASLQS; encoded by the coding sequence ATGAGCAGGACGGTCATGATCACCGGTGCGGCGGGAGGTCTCGGCGGCGCTCTTGCGGAAGAGTTTCGGGCTCAAGGCGATCATCTAGTGCTGACTGACCGAAGTTCGGAGCTGTCAGCGTTTCACGCCAGTTCCACGGAAGAGTTGATCAGTGCTGATCTGTGCGATAGCGATGATTTGCAGCGCCTGTGTGCACGGCTGGAGAGCGGTGAGCCCGCCATCGATCTCCTAATCAACAATGCCGGCATCGGCGTCCCCGGGTCCGTATCGACACTTGATGATGCCCTCCTCACCAAGCATATTGACATTAACCTCACGGCACCAATGCGCCTGTGTCAGGCGGCGGCGCGGGGCATGTTGAGCAGAGGCAAAGGTCAGATTTTCAACATTGTTTCTTTGGCTGGTCTCTTCCCCTTAAAAGACAGTGCGGCCTACACCGCGTCGAAATTTGGTCTTCGCGGCTTCACTGCCGCCCTTGCACTTGAGCTCACCCCTCACGGCATCAATGTTGGAGGTCTCTACCCCAGTGCAATAGACACGCCGATGCTGCGTGAGGAAATGTCTCACCCGGATGGATCACCGCTCAACTTTGCAGGCAATGCTGACCCGCTCTCAGCTGAGGAAACAGCAAAGCGGGTCATGGACGCCCTCGCCTCAGGTGACCTTGAAACCTGGCTGCCAAAAGGCGAAGGACGCATGGCGAGCCTCATTATGGCTTTTCCGAAGAGCCTTCAGCGGGTGTTTCGGTATATGGAGACGCAAGGCAATAAGAAAAAGCAGGCCTTTCTGGCCAGTCTTCAGTCCTGA
- the tehA gene encoding tellurite resistance protein TehA: MFEKLKAISHTISPAYFGVSMGLGGLASAWMLAASLYPDAAIVAHALFMLTAIVGSIVTLAYAAKATFHFQLAVEDFCDTNIANFFPGFTISLLLLASWLDQQSFGVSTPLWSFAAILHIGLAISVLRIWIVHNVEITIANPSMFVPIAGLFVVPATLPDDGSLTIALFCFAVALLFWLALLPVVLNRILFHGQLPQQFLPTLFVLIAPPALAASSTAVLSGAFTPLSEGLFFAGLFIALLLATMARRFFALSFQMSWWAFTFPSAALAGAALKRYAMAPEPDIGAGLLAVSLLLIATLIISFVSWCTLRALFSGASKTD, translated from the coding sequence ATGTTTGAGAAGCTAAAAGCCATTTCACACACCATTTCCCCTGCCTATTTTGGCGTCAGCATGGGCCTTGGCGGTTTAGCAAGTGCCTGGATGCTGGCAGCTTCGCTTTATCCAGATGCTGCTATCGTCGCCCACGCTCTATTCATGCTAACGGCTATTGTTGGTTCAATCGTCACTTTGGCCTATGCAGCCAAAGCGACGTTTCATTTCCAACTCGCCGTCGAGGATTTCTGCGACACCAATATCGCCAATTTTTTCCCCGGGTTCACCATCTCTCTGTTGCTTCTGGCTTCCTGGCTTGACCAGCAGAGTTTTGGCGTCAGCACACCATTGTGGAGTTTTGCAGCGATACTGCATATCGGGCTGGCCATCTCTGTTTTGCGGATCTGGATTGTCCACAATGTTGAAATCACCATAGCCAACCCATCGATGTTTGTTCCGATCGCTGGACTGTTTGTGGTGCCTGCGACCCTACCCGATGATGGCTCCCTGACGATCGCCCTCTTCTGCTTTGCTGTGGCGCTTCTGTTTTGGCTCGCACTTCTTCCGGTCGTCCTGAACCGCATTCTTTTTCATGGGCAGTTGCCACAACAGTTCTTGCCGACCCTCTTTGTGTTGATTGCCCCGCCGGCATTGGCGGCCTCGTCGACGGCGGTGCTATCTGGTGCTTTTACCCCTCTCTCAGAAGGACTCTTCTTTGCCGGGCTGTTTATTGCCCTGCTTCTCGCCACAATGGCGCGACGGTTCTTTGCCCTATCCTTCCAGATGTCCTGGTGGGCTTTCACTTTCCCCTCTGCAGCTCTCGCAGGGGCTGCCCTCAAACGATATGCCATGGCACCCGAGCCTGACATTGGGGCCGGCCTCCTCGCCGTGAGTCTCCTTCTAATCGCAACGCTTATCATCAGCTTTGTAAGCTGGTGCACTCTGCGCGCGCTATTCTCAGGCGCGTCCAAAACGGACTGA
- the divJ gene encoding histidine protein kinase DivJ translates to MIRSAPTPSAVGSSAQQAVTASLQPAPARLSLALVSDAALPGSIFDGLDADISPVARSRGIAPLLAPGLDAILYDMGIGSDRDFDALARVVSLGPDVPVIALFETHVFNHATAARAIKQGADDACIFDAFHAEDLLTPTAIAIARFTRLKALSPLPAPEAVAEETSDEPVPVTVVQEAADAMVILDNDGKVAFANSAAADLLGRPLESLAGERLDMPTTPGERDIRIKHPNGEERTADLRIVETEWGGQPARVAAFTDTTVRKHLERTIRDAEKQGLTSERRTNSFFSNVNHDLRTPLTHIIGFSEIMKDAQFGPLAERYRDYAQDIHQSGTMLLDMIEDLLSVAESEPDDTSLANDICNLDALLETVVTAQSRRAAEAGVTLSLQSCADVPGFRGDAKKLRQGIFRLITELLHTTGTGSRIELGVSEINQSLTIQAAINSPTGAEMALPYDDITQDACALVEDPFVSAEGRSRPRDMGLALSLTRKVAELHGGTLSIERSSKGHAVVEMILPAARLVR, encoded by the coding sequence ATGATTCGATCCGCCCCCACCCCTTCAGCCGTAGGGTCGTCTGCTCAGCAGGCGGTAACCGCCAGTCTTCAGCCTGCTCCTGCGCGCCTTTCGCTTGCGCTGGTGAGCGATGCTGCTCTGCCCGGCTCAATTTTTGACGGTCTAGACGCCGATATCTCCCCAGTCGCTCGATCACGCGGTATCGCCCCCCTGCTTGCGCCAGGGCTCGACGCCATTTTGTACGATATGGGGATTGGGTCGGACCGCGATTTCGACGCCTTAGCGCGGGTTGTGAGTCTTGGCCCAGACGTGCCTGTGATCGCGCTGTTTGAAACCCACGTCTTTAACCACGCGACAGCCGCACGAGCCATCAAACAGGGTGCGGACGATGCCTGTATCTTTGATGCCTTTCATGCGGAAGATTTGCTGACGCCGACAGCCATTGCGATCGCCCGATTTACTCGGCTTAAAGCGCTATCTCCTTTGCCTGCACCAGAAGCAGTGGCAGAGGAGACATCTGACGAGCCGGTGCCCGTGACTGTGGTGCAAGAAGCCGCGGACGCCATGGTCATTCTCGATAATGACGGCAAAGTTGCCTTCGCCAACTCAGCTGCGGCTGATCTTTTGGGTCGTCCACTGGAATCTCTGGCCGGCGAGCGACTGGACATGCCGACGACGCCTGGAGAACGTGATATCCGGATCAAGCACCCAAATGGCGAAGAACGTACGGCTGACCTCCGGATTGTTGAAACCGAATGGGGTGGACAGCCTGCGCGGGTAGCAGCGTTTACAGACACCACTGTGCGCAAGCACCTGGAACGAACGATCCGCGATGCGGAGAAGCAAGGTCTCACTTCAGAGCGGCGTACAAACAGCTTTTTCTCCAACGTCAATCACGACCTGCGCACACCGCTCACGCACATTATTGGCTTCTCCGAGATCATGAAGGATGCCCAGTTTGGGCCGCTCGCAGAGCGGTACCGGGACTATGCCCAGGACATACACCAATCCGGCACAATGCTGCTGGACATGATTGAGGATCTTCTCAGCGTTGCTGAGTCAGAGCCTGATGACACGTCCCTAGCAAACGACATCTGCAACCTTGACGCGCTCCTTGAGACTGTTGTGACTGCGCAGAGCCGACGGGCGGCCGAGGCAGGCGTGACGCTATCGTTGCAATCATGCGCTGATGTGCCCGGATTTCGTGGGGATGCCAAGAAGCTGCGCCAGGGTATCTTCCGCCTCATCACAGAGCTGCTGCACACAACTGGAACCGGTTCACGCATCGAATTGGGTGTGAGTGAGATCAATCAGTCCCTGACCATTCAAGCCGCTATTAACAGTCCAACCGGTGCTGAAATGGCCCTTCCCTATGACGACATCACCCAAGATGCCTGCGCCTTGGTTGAAGACCCATTTGTCAGTGCTGAGGGGCGCAGCCGACCGCGGGACATGGGACTCGCCCTGTCGCTCACACGCAAAGTTGCAGAGCTACACGGCGGCACACTCTCAATCGAGAGATCCTCAAAAGGTCATGCTGTCGTTGAAATGATTTTGCCAGCTGCAAGGCTTGTGCGCTGA
- a CDS encoding chemotaxis regulator CheZ produces MGNPRRRFRIETVNIHTRDRVESGEPVALATEMHVPDSVASERHQEIMDAIGKLGHSVDTSAVADLALPDAAPDALLDKYKEEIKEAAKLKSELDLMQAAIQRTKSEIVALRYDGASSERIRSVTDELDEVVAGTEAATEGILGAVELIDSNASALGTTLTGVEASQALEIQEQVVAIFEACNFQDITGQRITKVVNALRYIEERIESMQVIWGESGFDGVEAADDGAAGADVPEGRALASGPSMPEADDRASQADIDALFD; encoded by the coding sequence ATGGGCAACCCAAGAAGAAGATTTAGAATTGAAACCGTGAACATTCATACGCGCGATCGCGTTGAATCTGGCGAGCCTGTTGCACTCGCGACAGAAATGCATGTGCCAGATAGTGTTGCCTCAGAGCGTCATCAAGAGATTATGGATGCCATTGGTAAGCTTGGTCATTCCGTAGACACCAGCGCAGTCGCCGATCTGGCGCTTCCAGACGCAGCGCCTGATGCGCTGCTTGATAAATACAAAGAAGAGATCAAAGAGGCCGCCAAGCTCAAGTCTGAGCTGGATCTCATGCAGGCTGCCATTCAACGAACAAAGAGCGAGATTGTTGCGCTGCGCTATGATGGTGCATCGTCTGAACGCATCAGGTCAGTGACTGATGAGCTTGATGAGGTTGTTGCCGGCACCGAAGCAGCGACAGAGGGTATTCTGGGTGCGGTGGAATTGATCGATAGCAATGCTTCTGCCCTTGGCACAACGTTGACGGGTGTCGAGGCAAGCCAGGCACTTGAAATCCAGGAGCAGGTCGTCGCGATCTTTGAAGCCTGTAACTTTCAAGACATTACCGGCCAACGGATTACCAAGGTCGTGAACGCTCTTCGCTATATTGAAGAGCGTATTGAAAGCATGCAGGTCATCTGGGGCGAATCTGGTTTTGACGGTGTTGAAGCGGCTGACGATGGAGCCGCTGGTGCTGACGTTCCAGAAGGGCGGGCCTTGGCCAGTGGACCTTCAATGCCAGAAGCAGATGACCGGGCAAGCCAGGCGGATATTGACGCGTTGTTCGACTAA
- the hisG gene encoding ATP phosphoribosyltransferase translates to MSTDKLILGLPSKGRLQENASEFFKRAGLKVSKHGGRGYTGTLKGVSGVEIAFLSASEIAGNLEQGTIHFGITGEDLIREKLAAPDQSVELLLKLGFGHADVVVAVPQSWIDVDKMSDLDDVALAFHAKRGKRLRVATKYFNLTRMFFADHGINDYRIVESLGATEGAPAAGSAEAIVDITSTGATLVANNLKILDDGVMLRSEANLVASLNADWGDVSLAAARVILDRLDARDRAENHMLVAARGPFDPATMAEDLDRHYQCAADVISAFAGGGEVRVICPTAQVQAVADHLRQAGAETVSASKADYLFAAENVLHDQLLKRLGR, encoded by the coding sequence ATGAGCACCGACAAACTCATTTTGGGTCTCCCCTCCAAGGGTCGTCTTCAGGAGAATGCCTCTGAGTTTTTCAAGCGAGCAGGACTCAAAGTCTCCAAACATGGCGGGCGCGGCTATACCGGCACGCTAAAAGGCGTCTCCGGCGTCGAGATTGCCTTCCTGTCGGCATCTGAAATTGCTGGAAACCTGGAGCAGGGCACCATCCATTTCGGGATTACCGGTGAAGACCTGATCCGGGAAAAGCTTGCCGCCCCTGACCAGAGCGTTGAGCTGCTGCTCAAACTTGGGTTCGGTCACGCTGACGTGGTGGTCGCGGTTCCGCAGAGCTGGATTGATGTCGACAAGATGTCTGACCTGGACGATGTAGCATTGGCGTTTCACGCAAAGCGCGGCAAGCGCCTGCGGGTGGCAACGAAATATTTCAATCTCACACGCATGTTCTTTGCAGACCATGGGATCAATGATTACCGCATTGTGGAGAGCCTGGGCGCAACGGAAGGCGCGCCAGCGGCTGGTTCCGCAGAAGCCATTGTTGATATCACATCGACAGGGGCGACCCTGGTTGCGAATAATCTGAAGATCCTCGACGACGGGGTTATGCTTCGCAGTGAAGCCAACCTCGTGGCATCCCTGAATGCCGATTGGGGCGATGTGTCACTCGCAGCAGCGCGGGTAATCCTCGACCGCTTGGATGCAAGAGATCGCGCGGAGAACCACATGCTTGTTGCTGCACGTGGACCATTTGATCCAGCAACGATGGCGGAAGATCTGGACCGTCATTATCAGTGCGCTGCGGACGTGATCAGCGCGTTTGCCGGCGGAGGGGAAGTGCGGGTGATCTGTCCGACAGCGCAGGTTCAGGCGGTTGCTGATCACCTGCGTCAGGCAGGGGCGGAAACCGTGTCAGCCAGCAAGGCGGACTATCTCTTCGCGGCGGAGAATGTGCTGCACGACCAGCTGCTGAAACGCCTGGGCCGCTAG
- a CDS encoding glyoxalase/bleomycin resistance protein/dioxygenase superfamily protein translates to MEQRYSIITFGTSDMARTRSFYEDLLGWQPFMTEGMTAYDAGGFVFGLFGHEELAKDADLDTTVPAAGYQGFAVAYNARSEAEVDELLALIGDKGAPYGAKVLKPAHKAFWGGYSGYFADPDGHAWEVAFNPYWKFEDDGRLILPKPAKT, encoded by the coding sequence ATGGAACAACGCTACAGCATCATCACTTTTGGAACGTCCGATATGGCACGGACCCGGTCCTTCTATGAAGACCTGTTGGGCTGGCAGCCATTCATGACAGAAGGCATGACTGCCTATGACGCTGGCGGGTTTGTTTTCGGGCTGTTTGGGCATGAAGAGCTCGCGAAAGATGCTGACCTCGATACAACTGTCCCGGCAGCGGGCTATCAGGGCTTCGCGGTTGCCTATAATGCGCGGAGCGAAGCTGAAGTGGATGAGCTCCTGGCCCTGATTGGCGACAAGGGCGCACCTTATGGGGCTAAAGTCCTGAAACCCGCGCATAAAGCCTTCTGGGGCGGGTATTCGGGCTATTTCGCTGATCCAGATGGGCATGCCTGGGAAGTCGCCTTCAATCCCTATTGGAAATTCGAGGATGATGGGCGCCTCATTCTGCCAAAGCCCGCAAAAACCTAG
- a CDS encoding transport protein TonB → MSGSSKEWAIVLSVALLLHAAAGLIWWWTPTIVFKEPGASSMRLALAPSNVPSDDRSETVPHDEDEPVLPEPEVEPVREPVVPTPPREPVVEPIAPLPDPTPRRDEQSISAEQAASTPSPTTSVSTTDQTGQANASVGISNANMEADYLATLASWLARHKRYPRAARRRNLEGVATLSFTVNAAGNVLRYAVVKSSGYEVLDREVENMLQRAEPLPSLPQDLRRASLDITIPIRFELAR, encoded by the coding sequence ATGTCTGGGTCTTCCAAAGAATGGGCGATTGTTTTGTCTGTAGCACTGCTGCTTCATGCAGCTGCTGGGCTCATCTGGTGGTGGACACCCACGATCGTGTTCAAGGAGCCGGGTGCGAGCTCGATGCGCCTGGCACTGGCTCCAAGCAATGTTCCAAGTGATGACCGTTCAGAGACCGTACCACATGACGAGGATGAACCTGTTCTGCCTGAGCCTGAGGTTGAGCCTGTCCGAGAACCCGTGGTGCCGACACCACCGCGAGAGCCAGTGGTTGAGCCCATCGCCCCTTTGCCTGATCCAACGCCGCGGAGAGATGAGCAAAGCATTTCTGCTGAACAAGCAGCGTCAACGCCGTCACCAACCACGTCCGTCTCGACCACAGACCAAACCGGGCAGGCAAATGCGTCAGTCGGAATCTCGAACGCAAATATGGAAGCGGATTACCTGGCAACGCTGGCAAGCTGGCTTGCGCGACACAAACGCTATCCCAGAGCCGCGCGACGCCGAAACCTTGAGGGCGTTGCGACATTGTCATTCACGGTAAACGCAGCGGGAAATGTGCTGCGCTACGCAGTGGTCAAATCCAGTGGCTATGAGGTGCTGGACCGTGAGGTCGAGAACATGCTGCAGCGGGCGGAACCTTTACCATCCCTGCCACAAGATCTGCGTCGCGCATCGTTGGACATCACCATCCCCATTCGCTTTGAACTTGCGCGTTAG
- the hisS gene encoding histidine--tRNA ligase, with the protein MAKKKKTFRPKARVPKGLRDIPAATVRAEGAMLARIREVYELYGFEPLETSAFEYADALGKFLPDEDRPNEGVFSFQDDDDQWLSLRYDLTAPLARFVAENYDGLPKPFRRYQTGPVWRNEKPGPGRFRQFTQFDADTVGAPGPAADAEMCMMAADCLEALGIPRSSYVMRVNNRKVLDGVFETCGIVGEGPEFEKQHLTVMRAIDKLDRLGSDGVRLLLGPGRKDESGDFTEGAGLSDDQIERIIAFTESGGGTRAAVCSAMEGLVGESDIGREGVAELREIDALLTAVGYEEDRIAFDPAVVRGLGYYTGPVYEAELTFEATDEEGQQRRFGSVGGGGRYDDLVERFKGVKVPATGFSIGVSRLFAALEALDKIEENTVAAPVIVLVMDKEAMPGYQKMVSELRSAGIRAELYLGGSGMRAQVKYADRRGAPIVVIEGEDERQKGEVTLKDLILGAEKSEEITDNAEWRESAHAQVSVPRTVLVDHVQEILGRHSKAH; encoded by the coding sequence ATGGCGAAAAAGAAAAAGACATTTCGCCCCAAGGCACGCGTGCCAAAGGGGTTGAGGGATATTCCCGCGGCAACGGTCCGCGCGGAAGGTGCCATGCTTGCGCGTATCCGGGAGGTTTACGAGCTTTATGGCTTCGAGCCTCTGGAGACATCGGCCTTCGAATATGCCGATGCGCTTGGGAAGTTTCTGCCAGATGAAGACCGCCCAAATGAAGGTGTGTTCTCCTTTCAGGATGACGACGATCAATGGTTGTCGCTCCGCTACGACCTGACCGCGCCGCTCGCCCGTTTTGTGGCTGAGAATTACGACGGTTTGCCAAAACCATTCCGGCGCTACCAGACGGGTCCCGTCTGGCGAAATGAAAAGCCAGGACCAGGTCGTTTCCGTCAGTTTACGCAGTTTGATGCAGATACGGTGGGCGCTCCCGGCCCCGCGGCGGACGCTGAAATGTGCATGATGGCCGCCGACTGCCTGGAGGCTCTGGGCATCCCGCGCAGTTCCTATGTCATGCGCGTCAACAACCGCAAAGTGCTTGACGGTGTCTTCGAGACCTGCGGCATCGTTGGCGAAGGCCCAGAGTTCGAAAAACAACACCTCACCGTTATGCGCGCCATCGATAAGCTCGACCGGTTGGGAAGTGACGGCGTGCGTCTTCTTCTCGGCCCAGGACGCAAAGATGAGTCTGGCGACTTCACCGAAGGCGCTGGACTCTCCGACGACCAGATTGAGCGCATCATCGCCTTCACAGAATCGGGCGGTGGCACGCGCGCTGCTGTATGCAGCGCAATGGAAGGTCTTGTTGGCGAGAGCGACATTGGCCGCGAAGGGGTCGCGGAGCTCCGTGAAATCGATGCGCTGCTTACCGCCGTTGGCTATGAAGAAGACCGCATTGCGTTTGATCCAGCAGTCGTCCGCGGCCTTGGCTACTACACAGGGCCTGTCTACGAAGCGGAACTCACCTTTGAAGCAACGGACGAAGAGGGCCAGCAGCGTCGCTTCGGATCGGTTGGCGGCGGTGGGCGCTATGATGATCTCGTGGAGCGCTTCAAAGGCGTGAAAGTGCCAGCGACCGGGTTTTCAATTGGTGTCAGCCGTCTGTTTGCAGCACTTGAAGCTCTGGACAAGATTGAAGAAAACACAGTTGCAGCCCCCGTCATCGTTCTCGTGATGGATAAGGAAGCCATGCCTGGCTATCAGAAGATGGTGAGTGAGCTTCGCTCTGCAGGCATTCGCGCCGAGCTTTATCTCGGCGGGTCAGGCATGCGCGCTCAGGTGAAATATGCCGACCGTCGTGGTGCACCCATTGTCGTCATTGAAGGTGAGGATGAGCGCCAAAAAGGTGAAGTCACGCTGAAAGACCTGATCCTCGGCGCGGAAAAGTCAGAAGAAATCACAGACAATGCGGAATGGCGGGAAAGCGCCCATGCACAGGTTTCTGTGCCGCGGACCGTACTCGTTGATCATGTGCAGGAAATTCTCGGCCGACATAGCAAGGCTCACTGA
- the hisZ gene encoding ATP phosphoribosyltransferase regulatory subunit → MTSISSSGDELKAREQQAAAVRASFEAASFEPVTAPVLQPADIFLDRSGEDIRRRTYLFTDAGGQELCLRPELTIPVCRLYLENDPEGATPRRLCASGPVYRYQPAGSEKLSEYNQCGLEILGTVDEAAADAEITRLGVAAVEAAGLTDFQLALGDLSLFDALIDAINIPNGWKGRLRRQFWRPDFFANLLRDLSNGEGQANGEDQHGLLSVLVGLDEKQATTLLTDVLKLGGIAPVGGRGVDEIASRLLEKAGEATTEQMPKEAAGIIAAYMKISVPASDAVDQVGNLLKKNGILADAALEKLAVRLTAISDAGVDLGRATFSTGFGRKLEYYTGHVFELRVPELGNDAVIMGGGRYDSLLQSLGAPQPVQAVGCAIALERLFQATNKGEVE, encoded by the coding sequence ATGACAAGCATTTCCAGCAGTGGGGACGAGCTCAAGGCACGCGAGCAACAGGCAGCGGCCGTTCGGGCATCCTTCGAAGCAGCCTCATTTGAACCTGTAACCGCACCTGTTCTCCAGCCCGCCGATATTTTTCTGGACCGGTCGGGCGAAGACATCAGACGGCGCACCTACCTGTTTACAGATGCGGGCGGCCAGGAGCTTTGTCTCCGACCAGAACTCACCATTCCCGTCTGCCGTTTATACCTTGAAAATGATCCGGAAGGCGCAACCCCTCGACGTCTATGTGCCAGCGGGCCCGTTTACCGCTACCAGCCTGCGGGCTCTGAAAAGCTGAGCGAATACAATCAGTGTGGCCTTGAAATTTTGGGGACCGTTGATGAGGCGGCGGCCGATGCCGAAATTACCCGCCTGGGCGTTGCCGCGGTCGAAGCCGCAGGTCTAACAGACTTTCAGTTGGCGCTGGGGGATCTCTCTCTCTTTGATGCGCTGATTGATGCGATCAACATTCCCAACGGCTGGAAAGGACGCTTGCGACGTCAGTTCTGGCGACCGGACTTTTTTGCAAATCTGTTGAGGGATCTCTCAAACGGCGAGGGACAGGCAAATGGTGAAGACCAGCATGGTCTATTGTCTGTTCTGGTCGGCCTTGATGAAAAACAGGCCACGACGCTTCTAACAGACGTCTTAAAGCTCGGCGGCATCGCCCCCGTAGGCGGGCGTGGTGTAGACGAGATTGCCAGTCGTTTGCTTGAGAAGGCAGGTGAGGCGACGACAGAACAGATGCCAAAGGAAGCTGCAGGGATCATTGCCGCTTATATGAAGATCTCTGTTCCGGCGTCCGACGCGGTTGATCAGGTCGGAAACCTTCTCAAAAAGAACGGCATTCTTGCCGACGCTGCGCTTGAGAAACTGGCGGTTCGTCTGACAGCAATCTCGGATGCGGGGGTCGATCTTGGACGTGCGACCTTCTCCACAGGGTTTGGTCGGAAGCTGGAATATTATACGGGCCACGTTTTCGAACTACGTGTGCCCGAACTTGGCAATGACGCGGTGATTATGGGCGGTGGTCGGTATGATAGCCTCTTGCAGAGCCTCGGTGCGCCGCAACCTGTTCAGGCCGTCGGATGTGCCATCGCGTTGGAAAGGCTCTTTCAGGCGACCAATAAGGGAGAAGTAGAATGA
- a CDS encoding putative monooxygenase, whose product MTASSIPNRACIVGAGPGGLALARTFKLLGIEFDIFERHSDVGGIWDAENPGSPMYASAHFISSKTQSHYTDFPMPEDYPDYPSNRQIHSYMQAFARDYGLYDDITFNTEVTDTKSEKNGWQVTLSNGETRPYRWLICVNGTNWHPTLPDWADGPFGGEVRHANGFHHMDEFRGKRVLIVGAGNSGCDIACDAAAAADDAFISLRRGYHFIPKHLMGKPADVFAHEGPHLPMWLTQKVFGLLLRFINGDLTRLGLPAPDHKIFESHPILNTQLLHYLGHGDIKAKGDVERLDGKHVVFKDGSREEIDLVLCATGYEWKIPYVDPAEFTWKAGRPDLYMNLFVKGHANLFSLGFMETNGGAYKLFDNMADLIARAILAERDQPKQAKRFHKRLASHQPDLSGGVNYVGSDRHATYVNVDAYKKAMADLRKHMGWPDVPDGHYEAVRATAKAEAA is encoded by the coding sequence ATGACAGCCTCTTCCATTCCTAACCGCGCATGTATTGTGGGCGCTGGCCCAGGCGGGCTTGCGCTCGCGCGGACGTTCAAACTGCTCGGCATTGAGTTTGATATTTTTGAGCGGCATTCCGATGTGGGTGGCATTTGGGATGCGGAAAACCCGGGCTCGCCCATGTATGCCTCAGCGCATTTCATTTCGTCGAAGACACAGTCACATTACACGGACTTCCCCATGCCGGAGGATTATCCGGACTATCCGTCCAACAGGCAGATCCACTCCTATATGCAGGCGTTCGCGCGTGACTATGGGCTTTATGACGACATCACTTTCAACACTGAGGTGACAGACACGAAGTCTGAGAAAAACGGTTGGCAGGTAACGCTCTCCAATGGAGAGACACGCCCCTATCGCTGGCTCATTTGCGTCAATGGCACGAACTGGCATCCAACCCTGCCCGACTGGGCCGATGGTCCTTTTGGCGGTGAAGTCCGCCACGCCAATGGCTTCCACCATATGGATGAGTTTCGAGGGAAGCGGGTTCTGATCGTTGGGGCAGGCAATTCAGGGTGTGACATTGCGTGTGATGCGGCTGCCGCCGCAGATGATGCCTTCATTAGCCTGCGGCGCGGCTATCACTTCATTCCGAAACATCTGATGGGGAAGCCTGCCGATGTTTTCGCCCATGAAGGGCCGCATCTACCAATGTGGCTGACACAGAAAGTGTTTGGGCTGCTCTTGCGCTTCATCAACGGGGATCTGACGCGCCTTGGGTTGCCCGCGCCGGATCACAAGATTTTCGAAAGCCATCCAATCCTCAATACTCAGCTGCTTCACTATCTTGGCCATGGCGACATCAAAGCGAAAGGAGATGTCGAACGTCTCGACGGCAAGCATGTTGTCTTCAAGGATGGTAGCCGCGAAGAAATTGATCTGGTGCTCTGTGCCACAGGGTATGAGTGGAAAATCCCCTATGTTGACCCGGCAGAGTTCACCTGGAAGGCGGGCCGCCCCGATCTCTACATGAATCTGTTTGTGAAGGGCCATGCCAACCTGTTCTCACTGGGCTTTATGGAAACCAATGGCGGCGCTTACAAACTGTTCGACAATATGGCGGATCTGATCGCCCGCGCGATCTTGGCGGAGCGGGATCAACCAAAGCAGGCTAAGCGTTTCCACAAACGACTCGCCTCTCACCAGCCAGACCTTTCAGGCGGCGTCAATTATGTCGGATCCGACCGGCACGCGACTTATGTCAATGTGGACGCCTACAAGAAAGCGATGGCTGATCTGCGCAAACATATGGGATGGCCCGATGTTCCCGACGGGCATTACGAAGCTGTTCGCGCGACGGCGAAAGCGGAGGCTGCATGA